GGAGCTTTAAAGCAGGAGTGTTATGCTCAGCTTCATAGCACTGCGGGAACACCTTGCCCGGCTCACGACGGCCTTGACTCCAACAAGATTGTGTTTCTATACAAAACTGGAgacaaacacgttttgggtctCAAACAAACTCTCAAGTTTTCACCTGAACTTTGTGTTTCCAAATTCTTTTGGCCTATGCCTAAGTTCCCTCCCTTTAAGGGATTTGATCATCATTTCCCTTTACCTCCACCTTTGGAGCTTCCTCCTTTTCCTAAACCTTGCCCACCACCTCCGGTTCCAGTTTACGAGCCACCCCCAAAGGTGGAACTTCCACCACCTGTCCCGGTTCACGAGCCACCACCAAAGGTAGAGCTTCCACCACCTGTCCCGGTTCACGACCCACCACCAAAGGTAGAGCACCCACCTCCAGTTCCGGTTTATAAGCCACCTCCAAAGGTAGAGCACCCACCTCCAGTTCCGGTTTATAAGCCACCTCCAAAGGTAGAACACCCACCTCCAGTTCCGGTTTACAAGCCACCTCCAAAGGTAGAGCACCCACCGCCGGTTCCGGTTTACAAGCCACCGACAATCCCAAAAAGCCATGCCCGCCTAAGTCACCAAAGATCGAGCTTCCACCTCCAGTGCCAGTTCACAAACCACCGACTAAGAAGCCTTGCCCGCCCAAGCCGCCGAAGAAAGTTGATCCACCACCGGTTCCAGTCCACAAGCCACCAAAGAAGCCGTGCCCGCCCAAAACACCAAAGGTCGAGCTTCCACCACCAGTACCGGTCTACAAGCCACCACCGAAGATAGAGCATCCACCAATCTACGTGCCCCCGGTGATCCCGAAGAAGCCGTGCCCGCCCAAAGCGCCAAAGGTCGATCCTCCACCACCGGTTCCGGTCTACAAGCCGCCACCGAAGATAGAGCATCCACCAATCTACGTTCCACCGGTGATCCCAAAGAAGCCGTGTCCTCCGCCGGTACCAATCTACGTGCCACCGGTGGTGATTCCGAAGAAGCCATGTCCGCCACTTCCACCACTTCCAAAGTTTCCGCCTCTTCCTCCTAAATACATTCACCATCCCAAGTTCGGCAAATGGCCTCCGTTGCCGACTCACCCTTGAGAGTTTAATACGTATACTTGTATGTAATCAACGTgttgcttttaaaaaaaattattatcctGCATGTTTgaaatttggtttgttttgcGACTTTCATCTTTTGTCTACTTAATTTCTCTCTTGAGTTTTATGTGTAGACTGTTTGTTCATCTCTTCCAGGAATAATATGGTAATGatttcctcaaaaaaaaaaaatggtaatgATAATTCCTTTCTCCTTTGTTATGAGATGATCATCACGATCCTAGAGCACCTCCAGATAAGTATGGAAAAAAAAACCACCAAGAGTACTCATGAGAAACATGATAAAAATTGTGTTCAATTTTCTCTTACACTCATGCTATTATAAGGAacttttatgttaattattacATCAACGAAGATGCTTCCAAGATGAtcaatctattctattaattttgcagtGCCCTATTGATAAAAGTTATGTCCATCTTTTAATTTGTATAACTGCATCTacaatataaagtaaatataactgcatctaGAATATTATTTAACCGTAACTTCCTAACTTCCTCTATTTTCACGTAGAGCATACAATACATGTGGGGCCCATGTTCTAAAACAAGTTGATAAGTCGATtataacaaataatattatGGTTGTATTTATCGAGAGCATACAATATAACTGCCTTTAGAACCCATtgatatctattctattaattctgcagtgtgactgatacactaaaaatgaatccttgctactgccaagttaacagttgcaattgtagtacttgagattcaaatccagaggaccagtctacactctagttctataagtttcagaatcaagctaagaagaagatatgatttggttgaaataggcgatagtaaacaagcaaaataaacacgagattaattcaattaaacaagagctagcctagggtatttcattgggtgatgaattggagccaaacaattattcaagcgcgatgaagtgctttctagaactcggatcactcagctggaacactccactgtcgtggtagtgatcgctttgcagatcgatctcaccacctaactgtcgttgggatgagaatcgattgcaagctttagagaacaggtccgatcagttcacttaccaccctaatatctactttcgctgattagggatactaagctcattcaatacatgtcaagttatcatcctaagcggttaactaggtgatgaactagtgatctaacatcaagtgatcagtttaatgaaagcagtaagaacagtatgaatgaagaacagttatggatcgcttatctatgtttagctcatgtctcaacaccctaaaaaccctaggcgagcaaggtcactactcgatcatgatgcacataaacaaagacataaatcctgaataaaattgcataagaacagagtagaaacaaaagggttcagatgatcttctctatgagaggatggattcttctcccttacaagttgcagatcgcaaatactcagtgttctcttgtaaaaactagcgtaagaaaaatagaaaatagatagatggcgttttatatggaggcgccaatcagaagaaaagagattagggcaacagggcttaaaatcccgaaataggagtttccatattcgtctggaacaatcgccggatcactccgtctgcttgttccgcttgagagagaacagtctcgggattgttctcttgagtgttctccgcaggaatgctccaaaaggacttcttttcatcaggcaccttctcttctttcttctgctaactccagacctgtaaaaggtcaaaaaggactagactgacacgaattagtgacttcaaacaaaagaaaacatatatacaatgatgtgaaaaacaccatatatcaattcccccagacttagatccttgtttgtcctcgaacaaggcaagtaccaagaacagggagaaaggtttgaaaacgtgggaactcgcttattctcagcaaccatactcttaccacaaatctctgaaccatacaagctgtagactaggaccacacacacttactgagaaccccctgatcgctgttcgaagatctGCTCCTTACTCTatatcttaacctgaaaaggcaacactttcgagacaaaactccttatgttcaattaagataagcgtgagcttcttgtcacaggctctactcagagagaacgggctaggtatagaacaggctaacttttatggtggagttcaagagtgtttagggtttaccaagagcgggtgcaggatatcgcacaaaatggtcgtgagaggacggctccattgaggtccacagtccttactcatctctgccaatcggactgctctccgatagatcgatcataggactgctctgcgcgattcaacttccccttcagaacacttcactgaaacaccatcactttctcaacttccccagtggcatgcatcatagattcttccccttctcgtcaccagtaaatcaaagcaaaacaaaacaaattctttttttttttttttttttttttttttactgaattacaaaatgctggggtgacgagcaaggaggtagcaagtgatgtacatgatgccactggtgattcgtTCTGGTCTGatctagccacttacttcttcgttgttctccATAGTATCGGAACAGGCATCCCGGTTGTTCCCTTACGTATCAgaacaagcactccggttgttcCGCCTGCTTCCattgagcattgatgagtaagaactgcgtcgatcctttcctctccgacctttttgcacatatctgcacataaagtactagaaaagcaaatgcatgagggtggaattaaaggtcagggttcaaggtgggaactagctaaagatgagctagccactcaggaacagcaagagggataaaatcggataagaagtcctgagtgcagttctcattctaccctgatctagtgcccatgacaagaagaattaaagtccagattaggttcagataaagtggagttaagtctgcccagtgtaacctgatcggtatagaacttctgaagtgtcaaatgagataagtcagggtgttccaggtccatgtgtgggtctttcatcactgctaaggtcactgaataagaaggttaaagcacgaggtggttaaagagcatcacaaataaggtcctgattcccacaatagttttgactgactcgatcctaaaaactgactcgataaaaacataaaaatgacacaaggactgactcaaaaagcacacaagtacattgctcccccagacttagttcacaccatccctggttgtgaaaataaatcagaggaagctgaaacaaaccaaacagaagcaaataacatgaaaaataaatagttcagatggataagacaagggatagaaatagtcctttcggactcagtctgaatcgccgctaccggagtgaccagctgtcctcctgttcctcggcagtctcacTCCTCCAGTCGATGTGCCTgcttgttccttgcctgggcgccttgttctctgcggtgtacgctcctcctgtgctccaatgcagccgcctgtgatcgccctgagtatcctcttcatgaggctgttgttcttcttctgggaatcaaccatccagcgtctgtaggcgtgatcatcagtcacatcggtgaagtcctccaggtcgtactcaccatcagccggtggagtcacatgctccacatcatccatgtcttcatcatcgtgctgaaccggtgccttaggatcatcgcagaggtgctcttcagccggtgagaacacaatgttctccaaggataagaagtctgtgaacccaggcatagggagcttgcagtacagagggttcccttctttgtcctggaacttgtaggtggtctcgtcgcgcaggatgtgacatgcgatcaggtaaggagtatcgatgtactcaatcgcagagacgaccgtgtaagagctgaggttgatgttgaaatgctggaacaagggagtgagcagactgccgcaacgatccttcttatcatcagttcgaaccagtgtgtctctgcgctcagcgaacatggagatgagatgataccctgggttggtcttgacttcctggatcggggtgatgttctctctgcgcatctcgtcctcaagtcccgtgtagagaacttggagctctccattcgtgatcttggaggtgtactcctttgCGAACAAGACGTTGGAcacaatcttggcgatgatccggatagcggggttccggatctgcgactgataggccttgcgagaggtgaacttgccggctgcgatgaggtcccaaaaggtgtctgccggtttGAACTTTCTTTCCACTGAAAtcccctttggcgtgtctgcaatctcgaatagAGAGTTCAGGTCGTCGAGAGAGATGGAACAGAatttgccatcagccatgaaggagaagaagcagttctcatacgaaggcgcattggggttctggtaagtgatcttgcacgtcgcgagcacttgcctgaccaagtcgggATAGAGAACCTGagcctggtagcagagaggcatgattcccatagcctgcatcgtgtcgaacacctcagtgtcaaggcctagatcgcctagtgtttgctggttcacgaatcgcgtgggcaagatctctgctaggaggagcTTGTTGTAAACCGCCgccgactccttgtcccatccctcgacgttgaagtcaaggagcatctGATCATTTAGGTCGATGGGCGCTCCCTCAGTCTTGTTCGGCCACGGGTACCCtggtggagcactcgcggctggagaagccGTGCTCTTGGTGACTCTGGCGttccgcatctttggaggcatctacAAGACAAGATAAAacccaatatcagcacagttcatcggttgttctagaaacgatggaacaatccaatcttcttgttctactcaagtccatcgattactagacaacctataCAACCCTCAATCTTAACAGTATAAATCGCAAAGGCCAagaatcacaagcaacaaatcggttcctcttccattgaaATTCAATCAAGAATTCGatcctagtagcaagtatactatcaagGGCTACAAcctaggatgaaatcgcaaatcataaaggaaagagagaacccaagaatttactcccaaatcgcgatttgcatgcgcaaaaaGGGAGAGAGTTCTTGgtgattaccttgattggagagatgattcctgcaaaacaacccaatctcaagagaatcccaagagtttagaaccaaaatcgatgagaaaagagagaggTGATTGTGCGATttttagggttctaagggggggggggtggtttgcggcgagagagatgaagtggggaagtggaatgtttgggtttttaataaccaatcaaaaccgcttccccttcctttttttttttttatttattttttttttttttcgagaacttacctgggaacaatcggcggaacaaccgctggagtgctcccctggagtgatctcgaattttcttgatttttcaacctgcaagttagttcctagaaagataaagacaaagagaaaacaatatttacactcaccagtgggttgcctcccaccaagcgcttgttttctgtcactagcttgacttcaatgagccgattaggcttgagggggatcgctcaagggtatctctacaccttcagcgattgttgtgtcagcaagatatggcttgagacgctgaccattaacaacgaattctcctcctcttgtgtccagcaacacaacagctccataagggcggacctccttaatggtgaaaggtcccgaccatctagatttaagctttccagggaacagcttaacccgcgaattgaagagtaagacctgatcgttcggaacaaagcttctgctgatgatccgcttgtcatggaacgccttggtcttttccttgtagatcttagaactctcataggccagatgcctgatctcctccaactcgtggatctgaatggttcgcctctctttggcaggtttgatgtcgaagttgagtagtttgacagcccaagccgccttgtactctagctcaacaggtaggtggcacgccttgccatagaccaggtgatagggagtggtccctagaggggtcttgtaggctgttctgtatgcccagagagcatcgtcaagcttaagggaccaatccttgcgggtggcgttgacagtcttctggaggatgttcttgatctctctgttggaaacttccacttgaccacttgtttgaggatgataggcggttgcaaccttgtgtttcacaccattcttactcagcaatccttggaacactTTGTTGATAAaatgagttccaccatcgcttataaccactctaggcactccaaatcttggaaagataatggaggtgaacatcttggttacaactcgcgcatcattagttggactagcaattgcttccacccacttggagacatagtccacagcaactaggatgtattcattcttgtgagagactgggaaaggtcccatgaaatcgatcccccagcaatcgaacacttcaacttccaagatgtagttctgaggcatctcgtttctcttgcttatactccccatcctttggcatgaattgcatcgagatatgaaggcgtgagcatctctgaacatagtaggccaccagaaaccggcttggaggatcttggaaacagtcttgaaggtggcgaagtgaccagcataagaggaaccatggcagtg
The sequence above is drawn from the Raphanus sativus cultivar WK10039 chromosome 7, ASM80110v3, whole genome shotgun sequence genome and encodes:
- the LOC108822372 gene encoding LOW QUALITY PROTEIN: proline-rich protein 4 (The sequence of the model RefSeq protein was modified relative to this genomic sequence to represent the inferred CDS: deleted 2 bases in 1 codon) — protein: MRILPEPRGSVPCLLLLLSVVFSATLSLARVVEVVGNAESKIKTPHAFSGLRVTIDCKVNKGHFVTKASGNIDEEGKFGLKVPTHDIVSEDGALKQECYAQLHSTAGTPCPAHDGLDSNKIVFLYKTGDKHVLGLKQTLKFSPELCVSKFFWPMPKFPPFKGFDHHFPLPPPLELPPFPKPCPPPPVPVYEPPPKVELPPPVPVHEPPPKVELPPPVPVHDPPPKVEHPPPVPVYKPPPKVEHPPPVPVYKPPPKVEHPPPVPVYKPPPKVEHPPPVPVYKTDNPKKPCPPKSPKIELPPPVPVHKPPTKKPCPPKPPKKVDPPPVPVHKPPKKPCPPKTPKVELPPPVPVYKPPPKIEHPPIYVPPVIPKKPCPPKAPKVDPPPPVPVYKPPPKIEHPPIYVPPVIPKKPCPPPVPIYVPPVVIPKKPCPPLPPLPKFPPLPPKYIHHPKFGKWPPLPTHP